From Pseudomonas sp. StFLB209, a single genomic window includes:
- the nuoH gene encoding NADH-quinone oxidoreductase subunit NuoH, which translates to MSWFTPEVIDVIIAVLKAIVILLAVVISGALLSFVERRLLGWWQDRYGPNRVGPFGMFQIAADMLKMFFKEDWMPPFADKVIFTLAPVVAMSALLISFIVIPITPTWGVADLNIGLLFFFAMAGLSVYAVLFAGWSSNNKYALLGSLRASAQTVSYEVFMGLALMGVVVQAGSFNMRDIVEYQAQNLWFIIPQFLGFCTFFVAGVAVTHRHPFDQPEAEQELADGYHIEYAGMKWGMFFVGEYIGIVLISALLVTLFFGGWHGPFGILPQIPFIWFALKTAFFIMLFILLRASIPRPRYDQVMDFSWKFCLPLTLINLLVTAAIVLLNTPAGAVQ; encoded by the coding sequence ATGAGCTGGTTCACCCCTGAAGTGATCGATGTGATCATTGCGGTCCTCAAGGCCATCGTCATCCTGCTTGCCGTGGTCATCAGCGGCGCGTTGCTCAGCTTCGTCGAGCGACGCCTGCTGGGCTGGTGGCAGGACCGCTATGGCCCGAACCGGGTTGGCCCGTTCGGTATGTTCCAGATCGCTGCCGACATGCTGAAGATGTTCTTCAAAGAAGACTGGATGCCGCCGTTTGCCGACAAGGTGATCTTCACCCTGGCACCGGTGGTGGCCATGAGCGCCTTGCTGATCTCGTTCATCGTCATCCCGATCACCCCGACCTGGGGTGTCGCAGACCTGAACATCGGCCTGCTGTTCTTCTTCGCGATGGCGGGTCTGTCGGTGTACGCAGTGCTGTTCGCCGGTTGGTCGAGTAACAACAAGTACGCCTTGCTGGGCAGCCTGCGGGCCTCGGCCCAGACCGTGTCGTACGAAGTGTTCATGGGTCTTGCGCTGATGGGCGTGGTGGTTCAGGCCGGCTCGTTCAACATGCGCGACATCGTCGAGTATCAGGCGCAGAACCTGTGGTTCATCATTCCACAGTTCCTCGGCTTCTGTACGTTCTTCGTCGCTGGCGTCGCCGTGACTCACCGTCACCCGTTCGACCAGCCCGAAGCCGAGCAGGAACTGGCCGACGGTTACCACATTGAATATGCCGGCATGAAATGGGGCATGTTCTTCGTCGGCGAGTACATCGGCATCGTGCTGATCTCGGCGCTGCTGGTCACCCTGTTCTTCGGTGGCTGGCATGGTCCGTTCGGTATCCTGCCGCAGATCCCCTTCATCTGGTTCGCTTTGAAGACCGCGTTCTTCATCATGCTGTTCATCCTGCTGCGCGCTTCGATTCCGCGCCCGCGCTATGACCAGGTGATGGATTTCAGCTGGAAATTCTGCCTGCCGCTGACCCTGATCAATTTGCTGGTGACTGCCGCGATCGTGTTGCTCAACACGCCGGCAGGCGCGGTTCAGTGA